A genomic region of Acidobacteriota bacterium contains the following coding sequences:
- a CDS encoding NAD(P)-binding domain-containing protein: MLPIRHKLESILTSGNGEGQRPALGKNFQSSVKNLHIIGDLAGAPVIKLAMSQGVEVIEHIASQPEIGRGAGHDEVLDVLIVGAGAAGLNAALAAQEKGLRYLLLEKSKIANTIENFPEGKWVYAEPDEQPPKGKLWLDGARKEDLIARWHRIVEENGLDVKVEEGLEKAERQDGLFHARTSKGNLYKAKRLVLATGMRGNPRKLEVPGEDQERVYHRLYSPKQYENEEILVVGGGNSAVEAALTLSERNKVVVSYRGGEFSRVFKENKKELDQAISQGRIQVIFHSQVTRFGQGQTELTVDRGGHEEEKTVRSDHAFVLIGSQVPVEFLKGLGVRMENEWSGSALAALGLTALTLLALWFAGPLMGGPAPLQMSALSAYAGLALALAGAGAAGLIATGLAGNRWSWLGLSFFCWYSVYGIKVGSGQEFWPYTGWGYDSMSFFGRSWAFWYTVMYTALMTVFGLEALKRWGLDRKDRFQVWRFVSLLAFQWTFFFIVPEFLFRWAVEYQWVGQALANDPQFADQAWRAYGIVYAWPLFFYTFFYDPHVIWVVWGVVLTFVLIPILVLFHGKRYCSWICGCGGLAETFGDRWRHYAPKGPASIGWERMGSWVMVAAFAVTLAMLTRDLTGLYQTADWSIYGYRIVADVWLVGILPVTLYPFMGGKIWCRYWCPLAKMMQINSWIYSKLGISRYHIASNEKCIACNECSRNCLVGIDVMKFALKQQTLDNGNSSCIGCGICVTVCPVDTLHFSKDGSLPEGAQK; the protein is encoded by the coding sequence GTGCTGCCAATTCGCCACAAACTGGAATCCATCCTCACCAGCGGCAACGGGGAGGGCCAGCGCCCCGCCCTGGGCAAGAACTTTCAATCGAGCGTCAAGAACCTCCACATCATCGGAGATTTGGCTGGGGCTCCCGTCATCAAGCTGGCCATGTCGCAAGGAGTGGAGGTCATCGAGCACATCGCGTCCCAGCCCGAGATCGGCCGGGGCGCCGGCCACGACGAGGTGCTTGACGTCCTCATCGTCGGCGCCGGCGCCGCCGGACTCAACGCCGCGCTGGCGGCTCAGGAGAAGGGGCTGAGATACCTCCTGCTGGAGAAAAGCAAAATCGCCAACACCATCGAGAACTTCCCCGAGGGCAAGTGGGTCTATGCCGAACCCGATGAGCAACCCCCCAAGGGAAAGCTGTGGCTGGACGGGGCCCGCAAGGAAGACCTGATCGCACGCTGGCACCGAATCGTGGAGGAGAACGGCCTCGACGTTAAAGTCGAGGAGGGACTGGAGAAAGCCGAGCGCCAAGACGGACTTTTCCACGCCCGCACTTCAAAAGGCAATCTCTACAAGGCCAAACGTCTGGTGCTGGCTACCGGCATGCGCGGCAACCCGCGCAAACTGGAGGTGCCGGGGGAAGACCAGGAGCGCGTCTATCATCGGCTCTATTCCCCCAAGCAGTACGAGAACGAAGAGATCCTGGTGGTGGGCGGAGGCAACAGCGCCGTTGAAGCGGCACTGACCTTGAGCGAGCGCAACAAGGTGGTGGTCTCCTACCGGGGCGGAGAGTTCAGCCGCGTCTTCAAGGAAAACAAGAAGGAACTCGATCAAGCCATCTCCCAGGGACGCATCCAAGTCATCTTCCACTCCCAGGTGACCCGCTTCGGCCAGGGCCAGACGGAGCTGACCGTCGACCGCGGCGGACATGAGGAGGAAAAAACAGTCAGGAGCGATCACGCTTTCGTGCTCATCGGCTCCCAAGTGCCGGTGGAATTCCTTAAAGGCCTGGGCGTGCGCATGGAAAACGAGTGGTCGGGAAGCGCGCTGGCAGCCTTGGGACTGACGGCCCTGACCCTTCTGGCCCTGTGGTTCGCCGGTCCTTTGATGGGCGGCCCGGCGCCCTTGCAGATGTCGGCATTGTCCGCCTATGCGGGCCTGGCCCTGGCTTTGGCCGGCGCCGGGGCCGCGGGCCTGATCGCCACCGGCCTGGCGGGCAACCGCTGGTCCTGGCTGGGACTCTCCTTTTTCTGCTGGTATTCCGTCTACGGCATCAAGGTGGGCAGCGGACAGGAGTTCTGGCCCTACACCGGATGGGGCTACGATTCGATGAGCTTCTTCGGACGCTCCTGGGCCTTTTGGTACACGGTGATGTACACGGCGTTGATGACCGTCTTCGGGCTGGAAGCTCTGAAGCGCTGGGGGCTCGACCGCAAAGACCGCTTCCAAGTCTGGCGCTTTGTCAGCCTGCTGGCCTTTCAGTGGACCTTCTTCTTCATCGTCCCCGAATTCCTCTTCCGCTGGGCCGTGGAGTACCAATGGGTGGGCCAAGCCTTGGCCAACGATCCCCAATTCGCCGACCAGGCCTGGCGGGCCTACGGCATCGTCTATGCCTGGCCCCTCTTCTTCTACACCTTCTTCTACGATCCCCATGTCATCTGGGTGGTTTGGGGGGTGGTGCTGACCTTTGTGCTCATCCCCATCCTGGTGCTCTTCCACGGCAAGCGCTACTGCTCCTGGATCTGCGGCTGCGGCGGACTGGCTGAAACCTTCGGCGACCGTTGGCGCCACTACGCTCCCAAGGGCCCGGCCTCCATCGGCTGGGAAAGGATGGGAAGTTGGGTTATGGTGGCGGCCTTCGCTGTCACCCTGGCGATGCTCACGCGCGACCTCACCGGTCTCTATCAAACGGCCGATTGGAGCATCTACGGCTACCGCATCGTCGCCGACGTATGGCTGGTGGGAATCCTCCCCGTCACCCTCTACCCTTTCATGGGCGGGAAGATCTGGTGCCGCTACTGGTGTCCGCTGGCCAAGATGATGCAGATCAACTCCTGGATCTACAGCAAGCTGGGCATTTCCCGCTATCACATCGCCTCCAATGAGAAGTGCATCGCCTGCAACGAATGCTCGCGCAACTGCCTGGTGGGAATCGACGTTATGAAGTTTGCGCTCAAGCAGCAGACTCTGGACAACGGCAACTCGTCCTGTATCGGATGCGGAATCTGCGTCACCGTCTGTCCTGTCGACACCCTGCACTTCAGCAAGGACGGCTCGCTTCCCGAGGGGGCCCAAAAGTAA
- a CDS encoding sigma 54-interacting transcriptional regulator → MAKSNSGQERDGHLVELKPEDSRYLREDRLLASPPPMALMARDLAAFFRISNAIGEVQGLQPLKRRLLEVVGEVVPADSGAILLVGETPEQFDSVFGWRRRDENADSVPVQRELVTKALREREALLVRLREGRQAGSSVLCLPLTAVERMVGALYLATEPAGEPISEDQMQFLSAISGVLAVALENARNIEWLKNENRRLRRGSDIKHGMVGSSASMEKIYRFISKVAPTDSTVLIRGESGTGKELAARAIHLNSARSAKPFVAINCATLSEALLESELFGHEKGAFTGAVKQKRGKLEIANGGTVFLDELGDLALGHQAKLLRVLQESEFERVGGTSPIRVDIRLIAATNKSLEEAMSEGAFREDLYYRLNVVSFTAPPLRERIEDIPQLANHFAVKHGSKSNRRVLGISPEAEECLINYPWPGNVRELENAIERAVVMGSEEFIQPEDLPEHILETGTARGGYSPRYHAAIKQFRKDILLKALRGAGGNFTKAAKSLGIHPNYLHRLVTQLDLRGEVDQIGSS, encoded by the coding sequence ATGGCGAAGAGTAACTCAGGGCAGGAGCGGGACGGCCATCTGGTGGAGCTCAAGCCTGAGGATTCCCGCTACCTGCGCGAAGACCGCCTCTTGGCTTCGCCTCCTCCCATGGCTCTGATGGCCCGCGACTTGGCGGCATTTTTCCGCATCAGCAACGCCATCGGCGAGGTGCAGGGCTTGCAGCCCCTGAAACGGCGCTTGCTGGAAGTGGTGGGCGAGGTGGTTCCGGCCGACAGCGGCGCCATATTGCTGGTGGGAGAAACGCCTGAGCAGTTCGATTCGGTTTTCGGATGGAGGCGGCGCGACGAGAATGCCGATTCGGTCCCGGTGCAGCGCGAACTGGTGACCAAGGCTTTGCGCGAGCGGGAAGCTCTCCTGGTGCGTCTGCGGGAAGGCCGGCAGGCGGGATCGAGCGTCCTCTGCCTGCCCTTGACGGCTGTGGAGCGGATGGTGGGGGCCCTTTACCTGGCCACCGAGCCGGCAGGCGAGCCCATCAGCGAAGATCAGATGCAGTTTCTCAGCGCCATCTCGGGCGTACTGGCGGTGGCCCTGGAAAACGCCCGCAACATCGAGTGGCTGAAGAACGAAAACAGGCGCTTGCGCCGGGGAAGCGACATCAAGCACGGCATGGTTGGCTCCAGCGCCTCCATGGAGAAGATCTACCGTTTCATCTCGAAGGTGGCTCCCACCGATTCCACCGTCCTGATTCGGGGCGAAAGCGGCACCGGCAAAGAGCTGGCGGCCCGCGCCATTCACCTCAACTCGGCCCGCTCGGCCAAGCCTTTCGTAGCCATCAACTGCGCCACCCTGTCCGAGGCCCTGCTGGAAAGCGAGCTTTTCGGACACGAAAAAGGGGCCTTCACCGGGGCCGTCAAACAAAAGCGCGGCAAGCTTGAAATAGCCAACGGGGGCACCGTCTTCCTGGACGAGTTGGGCGACTTGGCCCTGGGACACCAGGCCAAGCTGCTGCGCGTCCTGCAGGAAAGCGAATTCGAGAGGGTGGGAGGAACCTCTCCCATCCGGGTCGACATCCGGCTCATTGCGGCCACCAACAAGAGCCTGGAGGAAGCCATGAGCGAAGGGGCCTTCCGCGAGGATCTCTATTACCGCCTCAACGTGGTCTCCTTTACCGCGCCTCCCCTGCGCGAGCGCATCGAAGACATTCCCCAACTGGCCAACCATTTCGCCGTCAAGCACGGATCAAAGTCGAACCGTCGAGTCCTGGGCATTTCGCCTGAGGCCGAGGAATGCCTCATCAACTATCCCTGGCCCGGCAATGTGCGCGAGCTTGAAAACGCCATCGAGCGGGCCGTTGTGATGGGCAGCGAAGAGTTCATTCAGCCGGAGGACCTGCCCGAACACATTCTGGAGACGGGCACGGCCCGAGGCGGCTATTCGCCCCGCTATCACGCGGCCATCAAGCAGTTCCGCAAGGACATCCTGCTCAAAGCCCTGCGCGGGGCCGGGGGCAACTTCACCAAGGCCGCCAAGTCGCTGGGCATCCATCCCAACTATCTGCATCGCCTGGTGACCCAGCTCGACCTGCGCGGAGAGGTCGACCAGATCGGTTCGTCCTGA
- a CDS encoding sodium:solute symporter: MSAIDWIVFFAFLAYVVWDGARRGAQSENLEGYFAGGRTIPWWAAGLSVMATQASAITVIGTTGQGHETGMEFVQTYFGLPFAMILLCIFMVPLLRKNPILTAYEYLEGQFGPATRTLASVIFLISRCLAFGVVIYAPAVVLSAMTGFNLTFMVILIGLLTTAYTMAGGINAVVWTDVKQMTVIFFGLFLCVGILLWELLPRMGFMDMLRVMGASGKLNALELQPASWDMIPNWKSAAGATSTFWQDTYNVWSGFFGGIFLMLSYFGCDQSQVQRILTNPTADESRKTLLLSAFAKVPMQVLILFLGALLYLYGTVLGSPMLYNPDHVALARSETFAAQIEPIQQRYDRLVEERSRLAIQLAEAEGSPRQSPELLARFQGTVRQVAQAREEARKLLLENASENRDTNYVFPHFILNNLPPVILGLLVAAIFAAAMSSADSALNSLSSATIVDLYKRWLRPDADDAASLRAGRLATLFWGIAATVAAMQFAGAGSVVELVNKVGSYFYGSLLGVFVISMISRKAGPKAGVASLLGGMGTVFLIDQTIQVAFLWYNLFGFLGSLAIGLIAARFDD, encoded by the coding sequence GTGAGCGCCATCGACTGGATCGTCTTTTTCGCTTTTCTGGCCTACGTTGTTTGGGACGGCGCCCGGCGCGGAGCTCAGAGCGAGAACCTGGAAGGCTATTTCGCCGGCGGACGCACCATTCCCTGGTGGGCCGCCGGACTCTCGGTCATGGCCACCCAGGCTTCGGCCATCACCGTCATCGGCACCACCGGGCAGGGCCACGAAACCGGAATGGAGTTCGTGCAGACCTACTTCGGACTGCCTTTCGCCATGATCCTGCTCTGCATCTTCATGGTGCCCCTGCTGCGCAAGAACCCCATCCTCACCGCCTACGAATACCTGGAAGGACAATTCGGGCCCGCCACCCGCACCCTGGCCAGCGTCATTTTTCTCATCTCCCGCTGCCTGGCCTTCGGAGTGGTCATCTACGCCCCCGCCGTGGTGCTTTCGGCCATGACCGGGTTCAATCTCACCTTCATGGTCATCCTCATCGGACTGCTGACCACGGCCTACACCATGGCCGGAGGCATCAACGCCGTGGTCTGGACCGACGTCAAGCAGATGACGGTCATCTTCTTCGGGCTCTTCCTGTGCGTGGGCATCCTGCTGTGGGAACTGCTGCCCCGCATGGGCTTCATGGACATGCTGCGCGTGATGGGAGCCTCGGGCAAGCTCAACGCGCTGGAACTGCAGCCGGCCAGTTGGGACATGATTCCCAATTGGAAGTCGGCGGCAGGCGCCACCAGTACCTTCTGGCAAGACACCTACAACGTCTGGTCGGGATTCTTCGGCGGCATCTTCCTGATGCTCTCCTACTTCGGCTGCGACCAGAGCCAGGTTCAGCGCATCCTCACCAATCCCACCGCCGACGAATCGCGCAAAACGCTGCTGCTGTCGGCGTTCGCCAAAGTGCCCATGCAGGTGCTGATCCTCTTCTTGGGCGCTCTGCTCTACCTTTACGGAACGGTCCTGGGCAGCCCCATGCTCTACAACCCCGATCATGTAGCGCTGGCCCGTAGCGAGACCTTCGCGGCCCAGATCGAGCCCATCCAGCAGCGCTACGACCGCTTGGTGGAAGAGCGCAGCCGGCTGGCAATCCAACTGGCCGAGGCCGAGGGATCGCCGCGCCAAAGCCCCGAACTGTTGGCCCGCTTCCAGGGGACGGTTCGCCAGGTCGCCCAAGCCCGCGAAGAGGCCCGCAAGCTGCTGCTGGAAAACGCCTCCGAAAACCGCGACACCAACTACGTCTTCCCCCATTTCATTCTCAACAACCTGCCTCCCGTCATCCTGGGATTGCTGGTAGCCGCCATCTTCGCCGCCGCCATGTCCAGCGCCGACTCGGCACTCAACTCCCTTTCCTCGGCCACCATCGTCGACCTCTACAAACGCTGGCTGCGGCCCGATGCCGATGACGCCGCCTCGCTGCGGGCCGGACGCCTGGCCACTCTCTTTTGGGGGATTGCGGCAACGGTGGCCGCCATGCAGTTCGCGGGCGCCGGCTCGGTGGTGGAACTGGTCAACAAGGTGGGCTCTTATTTCTACGGCTCGCTGCTGGGCGTTTTCGTGATTTCGATGATTTCCAGGAAAGCCGGTCCCAAGGCGGGGGTGGCCAGCCTGCTGGGAGGGATGGGAACCGTCTTCCTCATCGATCAAACCATCCAGGTGGCCTTTCTCTGGTACAACCTCTTCGGTTTCCTCGGTTCTCTCGCCATCGGATTGATCGCGGCGCGTTTCGACGACTGA